A window of the Gemmatirosa kalamazoonensis genome harbors these coding sequences:
- a CDS encoding lactonase family protein — protein sequence MDRPVSRRTFIAAAAGLAGCASLGRRDDDDFLLHVGTYTEGTSSAGVYRFRMDDDSGALQALGPVDAGPNPSFLARRADGLLVVANEVDTWNGQRTGAVSAFAVDSRTGALTPRGRRSSGGTGPAYVSIDHSGRIALVANYGGGSVAALPIAADGTLGDPTSVVRHSGSGPNAERQEGPHAHCIIADPSNRWALATDLGTDRVMIYRLDPAGTLAPAPTPFVALPPGAGPRHLAFHPGSRYLYLANELDLTLGTFRWDSAAGTLERLQLAPIVPGLRSRDFTAADIHVAPSGRFLYATVRGDDSIGVHAIDERTGMLTYVQRVSTEGKWPRNFALEPRGRFLYVANQHTDDITIFRVDRDTGRLTFTGQRVPVPSPVCIRFSA from the coding sequence ATGGACCGCCCCGTATCGCGCCGCACGTTCATCGCCGCCGCCGCCGGCCTCGCCGGCTGCGCCTCGCTCGGGCGCCGCGACGACGACGACTTCCTGCTCCACGTCGGCACGTACACCGAGGGGACCAGCAGCGCGGGCGTCTACCGCTTCCGCATGGACGACGACTCCGGCGCGCTCCAGGCGCTCGGTCCCGTCGACGCCGGACCGAACCCATCGTTCCTCGCGCGCCGCGCCGACGGGCTGCTCGTCGTGGCGAACGAGGTCGACACGTGGAACGGTCAGCGTACCGGCGCGGTGAGCGCGTTCGCGGTCGATTCGCGCACCGGCGCGCTCACGCCGCGCGGCCGCCGCTCGTCGGGCGGCACCGGACCGGCGTATGTCTCGATCGACCACAGTGGGCGCATCGCGCTCGTCGCGAACTACGGCGGCGGCAGCGTCGCCGCGCTGCCCATCGCCGCCGACGGCACGCTCGGCGATCCGACGTCGGTCGTACGGCACTCGGGCTCGGGGCCTAACGCGGAGCGGCAGGAGGGGCCGCACGCACACTGCATCATCGCCGACCCGTCCAACCGGTGGGCGCTCGCCACGGACCTGGGCACCGACCGCGTGATGATCTATCGGCTCGACCCGGCGGGCACCCTCGCGCCGGCACCGACGCCGTTCGTCGCGCTGCCCCCGGGCGCGGGCCCGCGGCACCTCGCGTTTCACCCGGGCAGCCGGTACCTCTACCTCGCGAACGAGCTCGATCTCACGTTAGGCACGTTCCGCTGGGACTCGGCCGCGGGCACGCTCGAGCGGCTGCAGCTCGCGCCGATCGTGCCGGGCCTGCGCTCGCGCGACTTCACCGCCGCCGACATCCACGTCGCGCCGTCGGGCCGCTTCCTGTACGCGACCGTGCGCGGCGACGACAGCATCGGCGTGCACGCGATCGACGAGCGCACCGGCATGCTCACCTACGTGCAGCGCGTCTCCACCGAGGGCAAGTGGCCGCGCAACTTCGCCCTCGAGCCGCGCGGCAGGTTCCTCTACGTCGCGAACCAGCACACCGACGACATCACCATCTTCCGCGTCGACCGCGACACCGGCCGGCTCACCTTCACCGGCCAGCGCGTGCCCGTGCCGTCGCCGGTGTGCATCAGGTTCTCGGCGTAG
- a CDS encoding SMP-30/gluconolactonase/LRE family protein — translation MRSRHPLVAAAALATLFALRVDAQQQPITRTIERLDPALDALVPPNATIEQLADGFDWTEGPVWRRDARGGHLLFSDIPKNTIYRWKAGEGISVWLRPAGYAGPTPAGRELGSNGLTLDAHGALVMADHGNRQVARVNDSLFTKVTLADRYEGKRLNSPNDLVYRSNGDLYFTDPPYGLDGLNDSRVKELPFNGVYRLKPDGTLTLLTRDLTFPNGLAFSPDERTLYVAVSDPERAVWMAYDVAADGTLARGRVFFDATALAKQGKPGLPDGMKVDRAGNLFATGPGGILVLSPQGKHLGTIAMGQPTANCAWGDDGSTLYITSNHQLLRLRLSTKGPGF, via the coding sequence ATGCGCTCACGCCACCCGCTCGTCGCCGCGGCGGCACTCGCCACCCTCTTCGCCCTCCGCGTGGACGCCCAGCAGCAGCCCATCACCCGCACCATCGAGCGCCTCGACCCCGCGCTCGACGCGCTCGTGCCGCCTAACGCGACGATCGAGCAGCTCGCCGACGGCTTCGACTGGACCGAGGGGCCGGTCTGGCGCCGCGACGCGCGGGGCGGCCATCTGCTGTTCAGCGACATTCCGAAGAACACGATCTACCGGTGGAAGGCGGGCGAGGGGATCAGCGTGTGGCTCCGCCCCGCCGGCTATGCGGGACCGACGCCCGCCGGCCGCGAGCTGGGAAGCAACGGGCTCACGCTCGACGCACACGGCGCGCTCGTGATGGCGGACCACGGCAACCGCCAGGTCGCGCGCGTCAACGACTCGCTCTTCACGAAGGTGACGCTCGCCGACCGCTACGAGGGGAAGCGCCTCAACTCGCCGAACGATCTCGTGTACCGGTCGAACGGGGACCTGTACTTCACCGACCCGCCGTACGGGCTCGATGGGCTGAACGACAGCCGCGTGAAGGAGCTGCCGTTCAACGGGGTGTACCGGTTGAAGCCCGACGGCACGCTGACGCTGCTCACGCGCGACCTCACGTTCCCGAACGGGCTCGCGTTCTCGCCGGACGAGCGCACGCTGTACGTCGCGGTGTCGGATCCGGAGCGCGCGGTGTGGATGGCGTACGACGTCGCGGCGGATGGCACGCTGGCACGCGGGCGCGTGTTCTTCGACGCGACGGCGCTCGCGAAGCAGGGAAAGCCCGGGCTCCCCGACGGCATGAAGGTGGACCGCGCCGGCAACCTGTTCGCGACGGGGCCCGGCGGGATCCTCGTGCTCTCACCGCAGGGCAAGCACCTCGGCACGATCGCGATGGGGCAGCCGACGGCGAACTGCGCGTGGGGCGACGACGGCTCGACGCTGTACATCACGTCGAACCATCAGCTGCTGCGACTCCGGTTGAGCACGAAGGGGCCGGGGTTCTGA
- a CDS encoding Gfo/Idh/MocA family protein encodes MRTIRWGIIGCGDVTEVKSGPALQRAEHSALVAVMRRTGALAADYARRHGVPRWYDDAAALIADPEVDAVYVATPPGSHLEHTLAAARAGKPVYVEKPMARDAAECDAMIEGCREAGVPLFVAYYRRALPRFLEIKRLLDAGAIGDIRYVNVALHQPLAAADLDPRTLPWRVDPAIGGGGRFLDLASHMLDFLDFALRPVTDAQGIAANQAGRYTAEDIVAGTFRFASGALGAGTWCFSAFDRVDRTEIVGSGGRITYSTFDTRPIEVATASGVELVAIDNPAHIQQPLIQLVVNAINGTGASPSTGETGRRTSWAMDRMLEGYRRSAGGRDEARTDWGSK; translated from the coding sequence GTGCGCACGATCCGCTGGGGGATCATCGGCTGCGGCGACGTCACGGAGGTGAAGAGCGGCCCCGCGCTGCAGCGTGCGGAGCACTCCGCGCTCGTCGCCGTCATGCGCCGCACCGGCGCGCTCGCCGCCGACTACGCGCGCCGCCACGGCGTGCCGCGCTGGTACGACGATGCCGCCGCGCTCATCGCCGACCCCGAGGTCGATGCGGTCTACGTCGCGACGCCACCCGGCTCGCACCTGGAGCACACGCTCGCCGCCGCGCGCGCCGGCAAGCCGGTGTACGTCGAGAAGCCGATGGCGCGTGACGCCGCCGAGTGCGACGCGATGATCGAGGGCTGCCGCGAGGCCGGCGTGCCGCTGTTCGTCGCCTACTACCGGCGCGCGCTTCCGCGCTTCCTCGAGATCAAGCGACTGCTCGACGCCGGCGCGATCGGCGACATCCGCTACGTGAACGTCGCGCTGCACCAGCCGCTCGCCGCCGCGGACCTCGACCCGCGCACGCTGCCCTGGCGCGTGGACCCCGCGATCGGCGGCGGCGGGCGGTTTCTCGACCTCGCGTCGCACATGCTCGACTTCCTCGACTTCGCGCTCCGCCCCGTCACCGACGCGCAGGGGATCGCGGCGAACCAGGCGGGCCGCTACACGGCGGAGGACATCGTCGCCGGCACGTTCCGCTTCGCGTCGGGCGCGCTCGGTGCGGGCACGTGGTGCTTCTCGGCGTTCGATCGGGTCGACCGCACCGAGATCGTCGGCAGCGGGGGACGGATCACGTACTCGACGTTCGATACGCGCCCGATCGAGGTCGCGACGGCGAGCGGCGTGGAGCTCGTCGCGATCGACAACCCGGCGCACATCCAGCAGCCGCTGATCCAGCTCGTCGTGAACGCGATCAACGGCACGGGCGCGTCGCCGAGCACGGGCGAGACGGGGCGGCGCACGTCGTGGGCGATGGACCGCATGCTGGAGGGATACCGGCGGTCGGCGGGCGGGAGGGACGAGGCGAGGACTGACTGGGGATCGAAGTGA
- a CDS encoding GxxExxY protein produces MSHDESLRDPLTHGVIGAFYDVYNTLAYGLSESLYARALEIELRQRGHQIAREVCFTVRYKGIEIGTQRIDMVVDGCIVVETKSTIDLHRGAPRQVLGYLRASGIPVGLLLHFGPEPSVRRITLDGWRGRVRDEVSTHGDPAAIDEISG; encoded by the coding sequence ATGAGCCACGACGAGTCCCTCCGAGATCCGCTCACGCACGGCGTGATCGGGGCATTCTACGATGTGTACAACACGCTGGCGTACGGTCTCTCCGAGTCGCTCTACGCCCGGGCGCTCGAGATCGAGCTGCGCCAACGGGGCCACCAGATCGCGCGCGAGGTGTGCTTCACGGTGCGGTACAAGGGCATCGAGATCGGCACGCAGCGCATCGACATGGTCGTCGACGGATGCATCGTCGTCGAGACGAAGTCGACGATCGACCTGCATCGCGGTGCCCCGCGGCAGGTGCTCGGCTACCTGCGCGCATCGGGGATCCCCGTCGGGCTGCTACTGCACTTCGGGCCGGAGCCGAGCGTCAGGAGGATCACGTTGGATGGGTGGCGGGGGAGGGTGAGGGACGAGGTGAGTACTCATGGGGATCCAGCGGCGATCGACGAGATCTCGGGATAG
- a CDS encoding 2-dehydro-3-deoxygalactonokinase has protein sequence MNPQESSPGPSSLIALDWGTTTLRAYLLDARGTVLATRAEPWGIMRLPAGGFAAAFDDVVSALGAVDLPAIACGMVGSAHGWIAAPYCPVPAGETELAAALAPVPDRRVHVVPGVERRGERPDLMRGEETQIVGALALHPELARRATFVLPGTHAKWARVVDGRVHDFATYMTGELFAVLRDHSILGRPARDTEAPSAAESADAFARGVRAATGAPSGLAPLLFSARAAVVTGAVAAAASLDHLSGLLLGDEIRSALATAGPPDALVGDPALCARYARALALLGHHDVPVIADAAPAGLWRIAVHAHIIPA, from the coding sequence ATGAATCCCCAAGAGTCCTCGCCTGGTCCCTCGTCCCTGATCGCCCTCGACTGGGGCACGACCACCCTCCGCGCATATCTCCTCGACGCTCGCGGCACCGTGCTCGCGACGCGCGCCGAGCCGTGGGGCATCATGCGCCTCCCCGCGGGCGGCTTCGCGGCGGCGTTCGACGACGTCGTGAGTGCGCTCGGCGCGGTCGATCTCCCCGCGATCGCCTGCGGCATGGTCGGCAGCGCACACGGCTGGATCGCCGCACCCTACTGCCCCGTCCCCGCCGGCGAGACCGAGCTCGCCGCCGCGCTCGCGCCCGTACCCGATCGGCGTGTACACGTCGTCCCCGGCGTCGAGCGGCGCGGCGAGCGACCGGATCTCATGCGCGGCGAGGAGACGCAGATCGTCGGCGCGCTCGCGCTCCACCCCGAGCTCGCGCGACGCGCCACGTTCGTCCTCCCCGGCACGCACGCGAAGTGGGCGCGCGTCGTCGACGGCCGCGTGCACGACTTCGCGACGTACATGACCGGCGAGCTGTTCGCCGTCCTGCGCGACCACTCCATCCTCGGCCGCCCGGCGCGCGACACCGAGGCGCCGAGCGCCGCGGAATCGGCGGACGCGTTCGCGCGTGGCGTGCGCGCGGCGACCGGCGCGCCGAGCGGCCTAGCCCCCCTGCTCTTCTCCGCGCGCGCCGCCGTGGTCACCGGCGCCGTCGCCGCGGCGGCGAGCCTCGACCATCTCTCCGGCCTCCTCCTCGGCGACGAGATCCGCAGCGCCCTCGCGACCGCCGGCCCGCCCGACGCGCTCGTCGGCGACCCCGCGCTCTGCGCACGCTACGCGCGTGCGCTCGCGCTGCTCGGCCATCATGACGTTCCCGTGATCGCCGACGCGGCGCCGGCGGGGCTGTGGCGCATCGCCGTGCACGCGCACATCATCCCGGCGTGA
- a CDS encoding 2-dehydro-3-deoxy-6-phosphogalactonate aldolase, whose protein sequence is MNALQPYLDRLPLIAILRGVTPEEAVGVGQALVDAGFAIVEVPLNSPRPAESIARLAESLGEHVLVGAGTVTTVAQVAEVQCAGGRLIVMPHCELDVVHAANDAGLLSAPGIATPTEGYAALAAGADALKLFPAELLTPAVLRSMRAVFPTTTRFIPVGGITPDRMAAYVAAGAAGFGLGSALYRPGDSPDRVAANARAFVDAWYRIRETST, encoded by the coding sequence GTGAACGCGCTCCAGCCCTACCTCGACCGCCTCCCGCTCATCGCCATCCTCCGCGGCGTCACGCCGGAGGAGGCCGTGGGCGTGGGCCAGGCGCTCGTCGATGCCGGCTTCGCGATCGTCGAGGTGCCGCTGAACTCCCCGCGTCCCGCCGAGAGCATCGCGCGCCTCGCGGAGTCGTTAGGCGAGCACGTGCTCGTCGGCGCCGGCACCGTGACGACCGTCGCGCAGGTGGCCGAGGTGCAGTGCGCCGGCGGACGCCTCATCGTCATGCCGCACTGTGAGCTCGACGTCGTGCACGCGGCGAACGACGCCGGGCTCCTCTCCGCGCCCGGCATCGCGACGCCCACCGAGGGCTACGCGGCGCTCGCCGCGGGCGCCGATGCGCTGAAGCTCTTTCCGGCCGAGCTGCTGACGCCGGCCGTGCTGAGGTCCATGCGCGCGGTGTTCCCGACGACGACGCGCTTCATCCCCGTCGGCGGCATCACGCCCGACCGCATGGCCGCGTACGTCGCCGCCGGCGCGGCCGGCTTCGGGCTCGGCTCCGCGCTCTACAGGCCGGGCGACTCGCCCGATCGCGTCGCGGCCAACGCGCGCGCGTTCGTCGACGCGTGGTACCGCATCCGCGAGACCTCGACGTGA
- the dgoD gene encoding galactonate dehydratase has translation MKIVGLTTYVVPPRWCFLKVDTDEGIVGWGEPVLEGRAHTVAAAVSELADYVVGRDPFLIEDHWTVMYRAGFYRGGGIHMSALAGIDQALWDIKGKALGVPVHQLLGGPVRERIRVYSWIGGDRPADTAAMARDCAARGFTAVKMNATEELQIVDSHDKVDAVLARVQAVRDALGPHFGIGLDFHGRVHRPMAKVIARELEPFRLMFIEEPVLSEHVEALKEIANHCATPIALGERLYSRWDFKRVLADGYVDIVQPDPSHAGGITETRKIAAMAEAYDVALALHCPLGPIALAANLQLDAVCYNAFIQEQSLGIHYNTTNDLLDYLRDPSVFAYRDGHVAIPQRPGLGIDVDEDVVKRMAEVGHRWRNPVWRHADGSFAEW, from the coding sequence GTGAAGATCGTCGGCCTCACGACCTACGTCGTCCCGCCGCGCTGGTGCTTCCTGAAGGTCGACACCGACGAGGGCATCGTCGGCTGGGGCGAGCCCGTGCTCGAGGGGCGCGCGCACACCGTCGCCGCTGCCGTGTCCGAGCTCGCCGACTACGTCGTCGGCAGGGACCCGTTCCTCATCGAGGACCACTGGACGGTGATGTACCGCGCCGGCTTCTACCGCGGCGGCGGCATCCACATGAGCGCCCTCGCCGGCATCGACCAGGCGCTGTGGGACATCAAGGGCAAGGCGTTAGGCGTCCCGGTGCACCAGCTGCTCGGCGGACCCGTGCGCGAGCGCATCCGCGTCTATTCGTGGATCGGCGGCGACCGGCCGGCCGACACGGCGGCCATGGCGCGCGACTGCGCGGCGCGCGGATTCACCGCCGTGAAGATGAACGCCACCGAGGAGCTGCAGATCGTCGACAGCCACGACAAGGTCGACGCCGTGCTCGCGCGCGTGCAGGCCGTGCGTGACGCGCTCGGTCCGCACTTCGGCATCGGCCTCGACTTCCACGGCCGCGTGCATCGTCCCATGGCGAAGGTGATCGCGCGCGAGCTCGAGCCGTTCCGGCTCATGTTCATCGAGGAGCCCGTGCTGTCGGAGCACGTCGAGGCGCTGAAGGAGATCGCGAACCACTGCGCGACGCCCATCGCGCTCGGCGAGCGGCTGTACTCGCGGTGGGACTTCAAGCGCGTCCTCGCCGACGGCTACGTCGACATCGTGCAGCCCGACCCGTCGCACGCCGGCGGCATCACCGAGACGCGCAAGATCGCCGCGATGGCCGAGGCGTACGACGTCGCGCTCGCGCTGCACTGCCCGTTAGGCCCCATCGCGCTCGCCGCGAACCTGCAGCTCGACGCCGTCTGCTACAACGCGTTCATCCAGGAGCAGTCGCTCGGCATCCACTACAACACGACGAACGACCTGCTCGACTACCTGCGCGATCCGTCGGTGTTCGCGTACCGCGACGGGCACGTCGCCATCCCGCAGCGTCCCGGTCTCGGCATCGACGTCGACGAGGACGTCGTGAAGCGCATGGCGGAGGTCGGCCACCGGTGGCGCAATCCCGTGTGGCGCCACGCCGACGGCAGTTTCGCCGAATGGTGA
- a CDS encoding BTAD domain-containing putative transcriptional regulator gives MIRIDTLGGLSVRGDEGKPLAGAAAQPRRMAILALLARAGERGMSREKILALLWPDAGEERGPRALAQALYALRKDLGADEAIGGARELRFDPAIVSTDVAECAAAMARGDDARAVALYQGPFLDGFHLPGADAFTRWVEEERRTLQREHERALESLARAASARGAPADAVGWWRKLAALEPLNARVTVGLMESLDKSGDRAGALRHAHIYQLLVQQELELPPDREVLALAERLRRGESDAAVAIAVAPPPPAPVPYAPPTPPTPATSVEPETTAPPPPPSIARRTARWPTRWVAGLTLAAAGVALLVARATSLPGVRAAPADAASVVAIGHIAAFGSDTMQASMAAAVADLLTTSLARAPGIRVVSHGRMLELVRRAGALADTSADRFVDAARQAGATEVIDGTLYARTGGRLRLDLRRVDLATGAIGDVHTIEGSDLFALVDSGTTRLVAALGTEAPAGSVADVTTRSVAAYRLYERGIHAFYSGDLRAAHGLFDDALAEDSLFALASYYFAISTPDAGTDVGRDSVVARLARTKRLSARAAERDRLTILADLAYRTSSPALRAYAESLATRYPAEVDGHLYAGIALALEGDFAAAVPRLERVVAMDSLGLHDPHARCAACDALSWLASTYTLADSLPAAERVTRRWVRLQPQSTAAAVSLVGVLDSEGRFDEAASIYRERVASEQRVDNVLGFWVMHYLLKGDYPTADRLLAVQTPFLDEARQLEAYWWLAVSRRQQGRIAEALDAARRLRSIRHAGVAGLQSDAVLEAQMRLEHGEPRVAAALFDSLARLRFVGEEPPTRARRMAWGLTHVGSALAAAGDTAALARLVDSVRTLGAASGYGRDHRLHHHLRGLLLVARGDTAGAIDELRQAFYSTTIGYTRTNLILGALYLGKRRPRDAVAILQPALRGSLEASNLYVNRTELHELLARAWDAAAARDSAAAHYLVVVRAWAAPDPVLAPRAAYARARLAVLTPGRAP, from the coding sequence GTGATTCGCATCGACACGTTGGGCGGTCTGTCCGTGCGTGGCGACGAGGGGAAACCGCTCGCCGGCGCCGCGGCGCAGCCGCGCCGGATGGCGATCCTGGCCCTGCTCGCGCGGGCCGGCGAGCGCGGGATGAGCCGCGAGAAGATCCTCGCGCTGCTGTGGCCGGACGCGGGCGAGGAGCGCGGCCCCCGCGCGCTCGCCCAGGCGTTGTACGCGCTGCGCAAGGACCTCGGCGCCGACGAGGCGATCGGCGGCGCACGCGAGCTGCGCTTCGATCCGGCGATCGTCTCGACCGACGTCGCGGAGTGCGCGGCAGCGATGGCACGCGGCGACGACGCGCGCGCCGTCGCGCTGTACCAGGGCCCGTTCCTCGACGGCTTCCACCTGCCGGGCGCGGACGCGTTCACGCGCTGGGTGGAGGAGGAGCGTCGCACGCTGCAGCGCGAGCACGAGCGCGCGCTGGAGTCGCTGGCGCGCGCCGCGTCGGCCCGCGGCGCGCCGGCCGACGCGGTGGGATGGTGGCGCAAGCTCGCGGCGCTCGAGCCGCTGAACGCGCGCGTGACGGTGGGCCTCATGGAATCGCTCGACAAGTCCGGCGACCGGGCGGGCGCGCTCCGCCACGCGCACATCTACCAGCTCCTCGTGCAGCAGGAGCTGGAGCTGCCGCCGGACCGCGAGGTGCTCGCGCTCGCGGAGCGACTGCGGCGCGGCGAGAGCGACGCCGCGGTGGCGATCGCGGTCGCGCCGCCGCCCCCCGCGCCGGTGCCGTACGCGCCGCCCACTCCTCCGACGCCGGCAACGTCGGTCGAGCCGGAGACGACTGCACCGCCACCGCCGCCGTCGATCGCGCGACGGACGGCACGATGGCCGACGCGCTGGGTCGCCGGGCTCACGCTCGCCGCCGCGGGCGTTGCGCTGCTCGTCGCGCGCGCCACGTCGTTGCCCGGCGTCCGCGCCGCCCCGGCCGACGCCGCGTCGGTGGTGGCGATCGGGCACATCGCGGCGTTCGGCTCGGACACGATGCAGGCGAGCATGGCGGCGGCGGTCGCCGATCTGCTGACGACGAGCCTCGCGCGCGCGCCCGGGATCCGCGTGGTGAGCCACGGCCGCATGCTGGAGCTGGTGCGGCGCGCCGGCGCGCTCGCCGACACGAGCGCGGACCGGTTCGTGGACGCGGCGCGGCAGGCGGGCGCCACGGAGGTGATCGACGGGACGCTGTACGCCCGCACCGGCGGTCGGCTGCGGCTCGACCTGCGTCGCGTGGACCTGGCGACCGGCGCGATCGGCGACGTGCACACGATCGAGGGAAGCGACCTGTTCGCGCTCGTCGACAGCGGCACGACGCGCCTCGTCGCGGCGTTAGGCACCGAGGCGCCCGCCGGGTCGGTGGCCGACGTCACGACGCGGTCGGTCGCAGCGTACCGGCTGTACGAGCGCGGGATCCACGCGTTCTACAGCGGCGACCTGCGCGCGGCGCACGGGCTGTTCGACGACGCGCTGGCGGAGGACTCGCTGTTCGCGCTCGCGTCGTACTACTTCGCGATCTCGACGCCCGACGCGGGCACCGACGTGGGGCGCGACTCGGTGGTCGCGCGGCTCGCGCGCACGAAGCGGCTCAGCGCGCGCGCGGCGGAGCGCGACCGGCTCACGATCCTCGCCGACCTCGCGTACCGCACGTCGTCGCCGGCGCTCCGCGCGTACGCGGAGTCGCTCGCGACGCGCTACCCGGCGGAGGTGGACGGGCACCTCTACGCCGGGATCGCGCTCGCGCTCGAGGGCGACTTCGCCGCCGCGGTGCCGCGGCTCGAGCGCGTGGTCGCGATGGACTCGCTCGGGCTCCACGACCCGCACGCGCGGTGCGCGGCGTGCGACGCGCTGAGCTGGCTCGCGAGCACCTACACCCTCGCCGACTCGCTCCCCGCGGCGGAGCGGGTGACGCGCCGGTGGGTGCGGCTGCAGCCACAGTCGACGGCCGCGGCGGTGTCGCTCGTGGGTGTGCTCGACAGCGAGGGGCGGTTCGACGAGGCGGCGTCGATCTATCGCGAGCGCGTCGCGAGCGAGCAGCGTGTCGACAACGTGCTGGGCTTCTGGGTGATGCACTACCTGCTGAAGGGCGACTACCCGACGGCGGACCGGCTGCTCGCGGTCCAGACGCCGTTCCTGGACGAGGCGCGGCAGCTCGAGGCGTACTGGTGGCTCGCCGTCTCGCGACGGCAGCAGGGACGCATCGCCGAGGCGCTCGACGCGGCGCGGCGGCTGCGGAGCATCCGGCACGCCGGCGTCGCGGGGCTGCAGTCCGACGCGGTGCTGGAGGCGCAGATGCGGCTGGAGCACGGCGAGCCGCGCGTGGCCGCGGCGCTGTTCGACTCGCTCGCGCGGCTGCGCTTCGTGGGCGAGGAGCCGCCGACGCGCGCGCGCCGGATGGCGTGGGGGCTCACGCACGTCGGGTCGGCGCTCGCGGCGGCGGGCGACACGGCGGCGCTCGCGCGGCTCGTGGACTCGGTGCGCACGTTAGGCGCGGCGAGCGGCTACGGCCGCGACCACCGGCTGCACCACCACCTGCGCGGGCTGCTGCTCGTGGCGCGCGGCGACACGGCGGGGGCGATCGACGAGCTGCGCCAGGCGTTCTACTCGACGACGATCGGCTACACGCGCACCAACCTCATACTCGGCGCGCTGTACCTCGGCAAGCGCCGGCCGCGCGACGCGGTCGCGATCCTGCAGCCGGCGCTGCGCGGCTCGCTCGAGGCGTCGAACCTGTACGTGAACCGCACGGAGCTGCACGAGCTGCTCGCGCGCGCGTGGGACGCAGCGGCTGCGCGCGACAGCGCGGCCGCGCACTACCTCGTGGTCGTCCGCGCGTGGGCCGCGCCGGATCCGGTGCTCGCGCCGCGCGCCGCGTACGCGCGCGCGCGACTCGCTGTGCTCACGCCGGGTCGAGCTCCCTGA
- a CDS encoding globin domain-containing protein: protein MTPEHAQLVRSTWPAVAADVDALASRFYRHLFELDGAAAGLFATVDMTAQRAKLARTLGVIVATLDDPDALLPVIGALGKRHVGYGVEQRHYDTVGDALLWALRDTLGTAFTPEVHDAWAEAYTLVASVMRRALVRTNDPAVS, encoded by the coding sequence ATGACGCCCGAACACGCGCAGCTCGTGCGCTCCACGTGGCCCGCCGTCGCGGCCGACGTCGACGCGCTCGCCAGTCGCTTCTACCGCCACCTCTTCGAGCTCGACGGCGCCGCTGCTGGGCTGTTCGCGACGGTCGACATGACCGCCCAGCGCGCCAAGCTCGCGCGCACGCTCGGCGTCATCGTCGCCACGCTCGACGACCCCGACGCGCTGCTCCCCGTCATCGGCGCGCTCGGCAAGCGCCACGTGGGCTACGGCGTCGAGCAGCGGCACTACGACACCGTGGGCGACGCGCTGCTCTGGGCGCTGCGCGACACGTTAGGCACCGCGTTCACGCCCGAGGTGCACGACGCGTGGGCGGAAGCGTACACGCTCGTCGCCTCGGTCATGCGCCGCGCGCTCGTCCGCACGAACGATCCCGCCGTGAGCTGA